The following are encoded together in the Mycolicibacterium arabiense genome:
- the treZ gene encoding malto-oligosyltrehalose trehalohydrolase — translation MTDHEFAVWAPRPELVRLDVDGTVHDMTRSNDGWWRATVDVPSDARYGFLLDDDPKVLPDPRSPRQPDGVHERSALWDPATAQWNDGGWAGRSIEGAVIYELHTGTFTPEGTFEAAIAKLDHLVDLGVDFVELMPVNAFGGTHGWGYDGVLWYAVHEQYGGPDGLVRLIDACHQRGLGVLIDAVFNHLGPSGNYLPKFGPYLSSGSNPWGESVNIADEDSDEVRRYIIDCALRWMRDFHADGLRLDAVHALVDVTAVHILEEMSTETDALAEEVGRPLSLIAESDKNDPRLITPRDQGGYGLTAQWDDDIHHAIHTAVSGERQGYYGDFGSVETLAQTLKNGYFHAGTYSTFRRRRHGRPLDTKAIPATRLLAYTTTHDQVGNRAVGDRPSQNLTTGQLAVKAALVLGSPYTAMLFMGEEWGSSSPFQFFSSHPEPELARATAEGRKAEFAEHGWDADEVPDPQDPETFQRSKLKWDEVGEGDHDRLLDVYRGLIALRGDEPDMADPWLDDLGVDYDEDAGWIVLRRGALAIACNLSVDPVSVPVSGEVLLAWDEPRAGDTLELPGHSFAVVRTSAN, via the coding sequence TTGACTGACCACGAATTCGCGGTGTGGGCGCCGAGGCCTGAACTGGTCCGCCTCGACGTCGACGGCACCGTCCACGACATGACCCGGTCCAACGACGGGTGGTGGCGGGCAACTGTCGACGTGCCGTCGGACGCCCGCTACGGCTTCCTGCTCGACGACGATCCGAAGGTGCTGCCGGACCCGCGGTCGCCGCGCCAGCCGGACGGCGTGCACGAGCGATCGGCGCTGTGGGATCCGGCGACCGCGCAGTGGAACGACGGCGGCTGGGCCGGGCGCTCGATCGAGGGCGCGGTCATCTACGAACTGCACACCGGAACCTTCACCCCAGAAGGCACCTTCGAGGCGGCGATCGCCAAGCTCGACCACCTGGTCGACCTCGGGGTCGACTTCGTCGAGTTGATGCCCGTCAACGCATTCGGCGGCACCCACGGCTGGGGCTACGACGGCGTGCTGTGGTACGCCGTGCACGAACAGTACGGCGGCCCGGACGGTCTGGTGCGGCTGATCGACGCTTGCCACCAGCGCGGCCTCGGCGTGCTGATCGATGCGGTGTTCAACCACCTCGGACCGTCGGGCAACTACCTGCCGAAGTTCGGCCCCTACCTCTCGTCGGGCAGCAACCCGTGGGGCGAATCGGTGAACATCGCCGACGAGGACTCCGACGAGGTGCGTCGGTACATCATCGACTGCGCGCTGCGCTGGATGCGCGACTTCCACGCCGACGGACTCCGATTGGACGCCGTCCACGCGCTCGTCGACGTCACCGCCGTTCACATCCTCGAGGAGATGTCGACCGAAACCGACGCTCTGGCAGAGGAAGTGGGTAGGCCGCTGTCGCTGATCGCCGAGAGCGACAAGAACGACCCGCGGCTCATCACCCCCCGCGATCAAGGCGGGTACGGGTTGACGGCGCAGTGGGACGACGACATCCACCACGCCATCCACACCGCGGTCTCCGGCGAACGCCAGGGCTACTACGGCGACTTCGGTTCGGTGGAGACGCTCGCCCAGACGCTGAAGAACGGGTACTTCCACGCCGGCACCTACTCGACGTTCCGGCGTCGCCGCCACGGCCGGCCGCTGGACACCAAGGCGATCCCGGCGACGCGACTGCTGGCCTACACGACGACCCACGACCAGGTGGGCAACCGAGCGGTCGGCGATCGGCCGTCACAGAACCTGACCACCGGGCAGCTGGCGGTCAAGGCCGCGCTGGTGCTCGGATCGCCGTACACCGCCATGCTGTTCATGGGCGAGGAGTGGGGATCGTCGAGCCCGTTCCAGTTCTTCAGCAGCCACCCCGAGCCCGAGCTGGCGCGCGCGACCGCCGAGGGTCGCAAGGCCGAGTTCGCCGAGCACGGCTGGGACGCCGACGAGGTCCCCGACCCGCAGGATCCGGAGACCTTCCAACGCTCCAAGCTCAAGTGGGACGAGGTCGGCGAGGGCGACCACGACCGGCTCCTGGACGTCTACCGCGGGCTCATCGCGCTGCGTGGTGACGAACCGGACATGGCCGACCCGTGGCTCGACGACCTCGGGGTCGACTACGACGAGGACGCCGGCTGGATCGTGCTCCGTCGCGGTGCACTGGCCATCGCCTGCAATCTCAGTGTCGATCCCGTGTCCGTGCCGGTGAGTGGTGAGGTCCTGCTGGCGTGGGACGAGCCGCGCGCCGGCGACACGCTCGAACTGCCGGGTCATTCGTTTGCGGTGGTACGTACCTCGGCGAACTAG
- the ilvA gene encoding threonine ammonia-lyase IlvA yields the protein MTAELSQGTKRSPLESPLSAADIDAAAQRISGVVAKTPLQFSDRLSTLTGAQVYLKREDLQAVRSYKLRGAYNLMMQLSPAELAAGVVCSSAGNHAQGFALACRSMGVHGRVYVPAKTPKQKRDRIRYHGGDFIEVIVGGKTYDIAAAAAVEDVARTGATLVPPYDDLRTMAGQGTIAVEILEQLGGEPDLVIVPVGGGGCISGMTTYFAERTTDTSVLGVEPAGAAAMVAALATGEPVTLENVDQFVDGAAVARAGALPFAALTAAGDMLSITTVDEGAVCTAMLDLYQNEGIIAEPAGALSAAALVEADITPGSTVVCLVSGGNNDVSRYGEVLERSLVHLGLKHYFLVDFPQEPGALRRFLDEVLGPNDDITLFEYVKRNNRDTGEALVGIEMGSAADLEGLVARMHESDCHVELLEPGSPTYRYLA from the coding sequence GTGACTGCTGAGCTGAGCCAGGGAACGAAACGGTCGCCGCTCGAATCACCTCTGTCGGCGGCCGACATCGATGCGGCTGCCCAGCGAATTTCGGGTGTCGTCGCCAAGACCCCCTTGCAGTTCAGCGATCGGCTGTCGACGCTGACCGGCGCGCAGGTCTACCTGAAGCGCGAAGACCTCCAGGCCGTCCGCTCGTACAAGCTGCGGGGCGCCTACAACCTGATGATGCAGCTGAGCCCCGCCGAACTCGCCGCAGGTGTGGTCTGCTCGTCGGCAGGCAACCACGCGCAGGGCTTCGCGCTGGCCTGCCGCTCGATGGGCGTGCACGGGCGGGTGTACGTGCCGGCCAAGACGCCCAAGCAGAAGCGCGACCGCATCCGGTACCACGGCGGCGACTTCATCGAGGTCATCGTCGGTGGCAAGACCTACGACATCGCCGCGGCAGCGGCGGTCGAGGACGTCGCGCGGACCGGCGCCACGCTGGTGCCGCCGTACGACGACCTCCGCACGATGGCCGGTCAGGGAACGATCGCCGTCGAGATCCTCGAGCAGCTCGGCGGGGAACCGGACCTGGTGATCGTGCCCGTCGGCGGTGGCGGGTGCATCAGCGGCATGACGACCTACTTCGCCGAGCGGACGACCGACACGTCGGTGCTCGGCGTGGAACCCGCGGGTGCCGCGGCGATGGTCGCGGCGCTGGCCACCGGGGAACCCGTCACGCTCGAGAACGTCGACCAGTTCGTCGACGGTGCGGCGGTCGCCCGGGCCGGGGCACTCCCGTTCGCAGCGCTGACGGCCGCGGGCGACATGCTCTCGATCACCACGGTCGACGAGGGCGCCGTGTGCACCGCGATGCTCGATCTCTATCAGAACGAGGGCATCATCGCCGAGCCGGCCGGCGCGCTGTCGGCGGCCGCACTGGTGGAGGCCGACATCACGCCGGGGTCGACGGTCGTGTGCCTGGTGTCGGGCGGCAACAACGACGTGTCGCGCTACGGCGAGGTGCTCGAGCGGTCACTGGTGCACCTCGGCCTCAAGCACTACTTCCTGGTCGACTTCCCGCAGGAGCCGGGCGCGCTGCGCCGGTTCCTCGACGAGGTCCTCGGCCCCAACGACGACATCACCCTGTTCGAGTACGTCAAGCGCAACAACCGCGACACCGGCGAGGCGCTCGTCGGCATCGAGATGGGCTCGGCGGCCGACCTGGAGGGGCTGGTCGCCAGGATGCACGAGTCCGACTGTCACGTCGAACTCCTCGAGCCGGGTTCGCCGACCTACCGCTACCTGGCGTAG
- a CDS encoding SRPBCC family protein has protein sequence MNQPEPSRHVSVWIDAAPEAVYAFASDPRQLHRWAAGLADPTLTTATVEFAPVNAFGVLDHVVTLPTGESTYNPMRVLAAGTGEARCEVVFTLRRRPGTPDAEFEADAAAVAADLATLRDLLQD, from the coding sequence ATGAACCAGCCCGAGCCGTCGCGGCACGTCTCCGTGTGGATCGATGCCGCACCGGAGGCGGTGTACGCGTTCGCCTCCGACCCGCGCCAACTGCATCGCTGGGCGGCCGGTCTCGCCGACCCGACGCTCACCACCGCGACCGTCGAGTTCGCTCCGGTCAATGCCTTCGGTGTGCTCGACCACGTGGTGACGCTGCCGACGGGGGAGTCGACGTACAACCCGATGCGAGTGCTGGCCGCCGGAACGGGTGAGGCGCGCTGCGAAGTCGTCTTCACGTTGCGCCGCCGACCCGGCACCCCGGATGCAGAGTTCGAGGCGGACGCGGCTGCGGTCGCCGCGGACCTGGCGACGCTGCGTGATCTCCTGCAGGACTAG
- the dnaE gene encoding DNA polymerase III subunit alpha, producing the protein MSGSFVHLHNHTEYSMLDGAAKVKHMFAEANRLEMPALGMTDHGNMFGASEFYNAAIDANVKPIIGVEAYIAPASRFDTKRVQWGDPSQKGDDVSGSGAYTHMTMVAENATGLRNLFKLSSLASFEGQLGKWSRMDAELIAEHSSGIIATTGCPSGEVQTRLRLGHQREALEAAAKWREIFGPENFFLELMDHGIEIERRVRDGLLEVGRKLGIPPLATNDCHYVTKEASRNHEALLCVQTGKTLSDPARFKFDGDGYYLKSAADMRALWDDEVPGACDSTLLIAERVQPYADVWAPKDRMPVFPVPDGHDEASWLAHEVTAGLQRRFPAGVPTEYTDRAAYEIKVICDKGYPSYFLIVADLINYARSVDIRVGPGRGSAAGSLVAYAMGITNIDPITYGLLFERFLNPERASMPDIDIDFDDRRRGEMLRYAANKWGSDRVAQVITFGTIKTKAALKDSARVNYGQPGFAIADRITKALPPPIMAKDIPLSGITDPAHERYKEAAEVRALIDTDSDVRTIYETARGLEGLVRNAGVHACAVIMSSEPLVDAIPLWKRPQDGAIITGWDYPSCEAIGLLKMDFLGLRNLTIIGDCIENIQANRGIELDLDAIPLDDPATYELLGRGDTLGVFQLDGGPMRDLLRRMQPTVFEDVVAVIALYRPGPMGMNAHNDYADRKNNRQAIKPIHPELEEPLREILSETYGLIVYQEQIMRIAQKVAGFSLARADILRKAMGKKKREVLEKEFEGFSEGMKSNGFSAAAVKALWDTVLPFADYAFNKSHAAGYGLVSYWTAYLKANFPAEYMAGLLTSVGDDKDKAAVYLADCRRLGITVLPPDVNESVLNFASVGADIRFGLGAVRNVGANVVSSLINTRTEKGKYTDFSDYLNKIHITACNKKVTESLVKAGAFDSLGHSRKGLFLIHTDAVDSVLGTKKAEAMGQFDLFGGADTATDAVFTIKVPEDEWEDKHKLALEREMLGLYVSGHPLNGVAHLLAAQVDTQIPAILDGDVAADTQVRVGGILASVNRRVNKNGLPWASAQLEDLTGGIEVMFFPQTYATFGGDIADDAVVIIGAKVNARDDRLSLIVNDLVVPDFSSAQADRPLAVSLPTRQCTVEKVTALKQVLANHPGTSQVHLRLISGDRITTLELDQTLRVTPSSALMGDLKALLGPGCLGG; encoded by the coding sequence ATGAGCGGATCCTTCGTGCACCTGCACAACCACACCGAATACTCCATGCTCGACGGTGCGGCGAAGGTCAAGCACATGTTCGCCGAGGCCAACCGGCTCGAGATGCCCGCGCTCGGGATGACCGACCACGGCAACATGTTCGGGGCCAGCGAGTTCTACAACGCTGCGATCGATGCGAACGTCAAGCCGATCATCGGCGTGGAGGCGTACATCGCCCCGGCGTCGCGATTCGACACCAAGCGCGTGCAGTGGGGCGATCCCAGCCAGAAGGGTGACGACGTCTCGGGCAGCGGCGCCTACACGCACATGACCATGGTCGCGGAGAACGCGACCGGACTGCGCAACCTGTTCAAGTTGTCCTCGCTGGCGTCGTTCGAGGGCCAGCTCGGCAAGTGGTCGCGGATGGACGCCGAGCTGATCGCCGAGCACTCCTCGGGCATCATCGCCACCACCGGCTGCCCGTCCGGCGAAGTGCAGACCCGGCTCCGTCTCGGCCACCAGCGCGAAGCGCTCGAGGCCGCGGCGAAATGGCGTGAGATCTTCGGGCCGGAGAACTTCTTCCTCGAACTCATGGACCACGGCATCGAGATCGAACGTCGGGTGCGGGACGGCCTGCTCGAGGTGGGTCGCAAGCTCGGCATTCCGCCGTTGGCGACCAACGACTGCCACTACGTCACCAAGGAGGCGTCGCGGAACCACGAGGCGCTGCTCTGCGTCCAGACGGGCAAGACGCTGTCGGACCCCGCGCGCTTCAAGTTCGACGGTGACGGTTACTACCTCAAGTCGGCCGCGGACATGCGGGCACTGTGGGACGACGAGGTGCCCGGCGCATGCGACTCCACGCTGCTGATCGCCGAACGCGTTCAGCCCTACGCCGACGTTTGGGCACCCAAGGACCGTATGCCGGTGTTCCCGGTACCCGACGGCCACGACGAGGCGTCGTGGCTCGCCCACGAGGTCACCGCGGGTTTGCAGCGACGGTTTCCCGCCGGTGTGCCCACCGAGTACACCGACCGGGCCGCGTACGAGATCAAGGTCATCTGCGACAAGGGATATCCGTCCTACTTCCTGATCGTCGCCGACCTCATCAACTACGCCCGCTCCGTCGACATCCGGGTGGGCCCCGGCCGTGGGTCCGCCGCCGGTTCGCTGGTCGCGTACGCCATGGGCATCACCAACATCGACCCGATCACCTACGGGCTGCTGTTCGAGCGGTTCCTCAACCCCGAGCGCGCGTCGATGCCCGACATCGACATCGACTTCGACGATCGCCGCCGCGGCGAGATGCTGCGCTACGCGGCGAACAAGTGGGGCAGCGACCGGGTGGCCCAGGTCATCACGTTCGGCACCATCAAGACCAAGGCCGCACTGAAGGACTCGGCCCGGGTGAACTACGGCCAGCCCGGGTTCGCGATCGCCGACCGGATCACCAAGGCGCTGCCGCCACCGATCATGGCCAAGGACATTCCGCTCTCGGGCATCACCGACCCGGCTCACGAGCGGTACAAGGAGGCCGCGGAGGTCCGCGCGCTCATCGACACCGATTCAGACGTGCGGACCATCTACGAGACCGCGCGCGGCCTCGAGGGTCTGGTCCGCAACGCAGGCGTGCACGCCTGCGCGGTGATCATGAGTTCCGAGCCGCTCGTCGATGCCATTCCACTGTGGAAGCGGCCCCAGGACGGCGCGATCATCACGGGGTGGGACTACCCGTCGTGTGAGGCCATCGGCCTGCTCAAGATGGACTTCCTCGGCCTGCGGAACCTGACGATCATCGGTGACTGCATCGAGAACATCCAGGCCAACCGCGGCATCGAGCTGGACCTCGACGCAATCCCGCTCGACGACCCCGCCACCTACGAGCTGCTCGGCAGGGGTGACACCCTCGGGGTGTTCCAGCTCGACGGTGGGCCGATGCGAGATCTGCTGCGGCGCATGCAGCCAACGGTCTTCGAGGACGTCGTGGCCGTGATCGCGCTGTACCGGCCCGGTCCCATGGGCATGAACGCCCACAACGACTACGCCGACCGCAAGAACAACCGCCAGGCCATCAAGCCGATCCACCCGGAACTCGAGGAGCCGCTGCGCGAGATCCTCTCGGAGACCTACGGCCTGATCGTCTACCAAGAGCAGATCATGCGCATCGCGCAGAAGGTCGCCGGCTTCTCGCTCGCCCGAGCCGACATCCTCCGCAAGGCCATGGGCAAGAAGAAGCGCGAGGTCCTGGAGAAGGAGTTCGAGGGCTTCTCCGAGGGCATGAAGTCCAACGGCTTCTCCGCGGCGGCGGTCAAGGCGCTCTGGGACACCGTCCTCCCGTTCGCCGACTACGCGTTCAACAAGTCGCACGCCGCCGGCTACGGGCTGGTGTCGTACTGGACGGCCTACCTGAAGGCGAACTTCCCCGCGGAGTACATGGCGGGCCTGCTCACCTCGGTCGGCGACGACAAGGACAAGGCGGCGGTGTACCTGGCCGACTGCCGCAGGCTCGGCATCACCGTGCTCCCGCCGGACGTCAACGAGTCGGTGCTCAACTTCGCCTCGGTCGGCGCCGACATCAGGTTCGGGCTGGGGGCGGTGCGCAACGTGGGCGCCAACGTCGTCAGTTCACTGATCAACACCCGCACCGAGAAGGGCAAGTACACCGACTTCTCGGACTACCTCAACAAGATCCACATCACCGCCTGCAACAAGAAGGTGACGGAGTCGCTGGTCAAGGCCGGTGCGTTCGACTCACTCGGGCACTCCCGCAAGGGGCTGTTCCTGATCCACACCGATGCGGTCGACTCGGTTCTCGGCACCAAGAAGGCCGAGGCGATGGGGCAGTTCGACCTGTTCGGCGGTGCTGACACGGCGACCGATGCGGTGTTCACGATCAAGGTTCCCGAGGACGAGTGGGAGGACAAGCACAAACTCGCACTGGAGCGAGAGATGCTGGGTCTGTACGTATCCGGGCACCCCCTCAACGGGGTCGCGCACCTGCTTGCCGCGCAGGTGGACACGCAGATCCCCGCGATCCTCGACGGGGACGTCGCCGCGGACACCCAGGTGCGCGTCGGCGGGATCCTGGCGTCGGTGAACCGCCGGGTGAACAAGAACGGATTGCCCTGGGCGTCAGCCCAATTGGAGGACCTCACCGGTGGCATCGAGGTGATGTTCTTCCCGCAAACCTACGCCACCTTCGGCGGTGACATCGCCGACGACGCAGTGGTGATCATCGGCGCCAAGGTCAATGCCCGCGACGACCGATTGTCGCTGATCGTCAACGACCTCGTGGTCCCGGACTTCTCCAGCGCCCAGGCCGACCGCCCGCTCGCGGTGAGCCTGCCGACCCGGCAGTGCACCGTCGAGAAGGTGACGGCACTCAAGCAGGTCCTCGCCAATCACCCCGGCACCTCACAGGTGCACCTGCGGCTGATCAGTGGCGACCGGATCACGACGCTGGAACTGGATCAGACGCTGCGCGTCACGCCGTCGTCGGCGTTGATGGGTGATCTGAAGGCGCTGCTCGGACCGGGCTGCCTGGGCGGCTGA
- a CDS encoding TetR/AcrR family transcriptional regulator: METRNRILKAARSVINQRGYPAATFQAIALEADLSRPTLHYYFSTRDEIYAALVEEAGELVGNWIARAGSRETLAESLSALVSVMYETDRRDRSQVSFLISSRLEATRNPELRDDRDDALRCYLITLVGDAVRRGELPSDTCATPIADMLHSVLWGVGLCAGFPDRGATMNAITKQLQILFSHGLLDSPSIGSVSEDTYRDTPNAVGGRP, translated from the coding sequence GTGGAAACGCGCAACCGCATCCTGAAGGCCGCACGGTCGGTGATCAACCAGCGGGGTTATCCCGCGGCCACGTTCCAGGCGATCGCGCTCGAGGCCGATCTCAGTCGGCCCACGCTGCACTACTACTTCTCCACGCGCGACGAGATCTACGCAGCCCTGGTCGAAGAGGCGGGCGAACTGGTCGGCAATTGGATCGCGCGGGCGGGAAGCCGTGAGACGCTGGCGGAATCGCTGTCAGCGTTGGTCTCGGTGATGTACGAGACCGATCGTCGGGACCGCTCGCAGGTGTCTTTCCTGATCAGCTCCCGGCTGGAGGCGACCCGGAACCCGGAGCTGCGCGACGACCGGGACGACGCGTTGCGGTGCTACCTGATCACGCTCGTCGGCGACGCGGTGCGGCGCGGGGAACTGCCGTCGGACACCTGCGCCACCCCGATCGCGGACATGCTCCACTCGGTGCTCTGGGGGGTCGGCCTGTGCGCAGGGTTCCCGGATCGCGGCGCGACGATGAACGCGATAACCAAGCAACTGCAGATCCTCTTCTCGCATGGATTGCTGGACAGTCCCTCGATCGGGTCGGTGTCCGAAGACACGTACCGCGACACGCCGAACGCCGTCGGAGGTCGGCCATAG
- the rarD gene encoding EamA family transporter RarD, producing MLFGVGAFVWWGLCPGYFPLLLPAGSMEVLAHRIVWSVVCMVGVLAVARRLGDLRRLSGRSWLLLAAASALVSANWGTYIYAATHGHVVDAALGYFINPLVTVALGVVVFRERIGRWQLAALVLAVIAVVVLTVGVGAPPYIAVVLAFTFALYGLVKKVVDADPRVSVAVETLIALPIAAGYLIFLQSTDQGHFLNHGTGHAWLLVLAGPVTAVPLLLFAAAAQRLPLVTMGLLFYLNPALQMAWGVVIGHEPMPPARWVGFGLIWVALLVMTFGALRGKSASKATAATSTAAPRATETPPA from the coding sequence GTGCTGTTCGGCGTGGGCGCCTTCGTCTGGTGGGGACTGTGTCCGGGCTACTTCCCGCTGTTGCTGCCCGCGGGATCGATGGAGGTGCTGGCGCATCGCATCGTGTGGAGCGTCGTCTGCATGGTCGGCGTCCTCGCGGTGGCCCGCAGGCTCGGCGACCTGCGCCGCCTCAGTGGTCGCAGCTGGCTGCTGCTCGCCGCCGCGTCGGCGCTGGTATCGGCGAACTGGGGCACCTACATCTACGCGGCGACGCACGGCCACGTCGTCGACGCCGCGCTCGGGTACTTCATCAACCCGCTGGTGACCGTGGCTCTGGGCGTGGTGGTGTTCCGGGAACGGATCGGGCGTTGGCAGTTGGCGGCCCTGGTCCTCGCGGTCATCGCCGTGGTGGTCCTGACGGTGGGCGTCGGTGCCCCGCCCTACATCGCGGTCGTGCTGGCGTTCACGTTCGCGCTCTACGGATTGGTCAAGAAGGTCGTCGACGCCGACCCGCGGGTCAGTGTCGCCGTCGAGACCTTGATCGCCCTTCCCATCGCCGCCGGTTATCTGATCTTCCTGCAGTCGACCGACCAGGGCCACTTCCTGAACCATGGAACCGGGCATGCCTGGCTGCTGGTGCTGGCCGGCCCGGTCACAGCGGTGCCACTGTTGCTGTTCGCCGCAGCGGCGCAGCGACTCCCGCTCGTCACGATGGGTCTGCTGTTCTACCTCAACCCGGCCCTGCAGATGGCGTGGGGCGTCGTCATCGGCCACGAGCCGATGCCGCCCGCGAGGTGGGTGGGCTTCGGTCTGATCTGGGTCGCGCTGCTCGTCATGACGTTCGGCGCGTTGCGCGGCAAGTCGGCATCGAAGGCCACCGCGGCCACTTCGACCGCAGCTCCCCGGGCCACCGAAACGCCCCCGGCCTGA
- a CDS encoding RluA family pseudouridine synthase, with translation MPVPEGLAGMRVDAGLARLLGLSRTVVATLAEDGGIAVDGVPVGKSERLTAGAWLEVTLPEPPAPPENPTVDVEGMTILYSDDDIVAVDKPAGVAAHASVGWTGPTVLGGLAAAGYRITTSGVHERQGIVHRLDVGTSGVMVVAISERAYTLMKRAFKQRTVDKRYHALVQGHPDPSSGTIDAPIGRHRGHDWKFAVTENGRDSVTHYDTVEAFVSASLLDIHLETGRTHQIRVHFAALHHPCCGDLTYGADPTIAKRLGLERQWLHARSLAFAHPADGRRIEITSPYPADLSHALDVLRRHQS, from the coding sequence ATGCCGGTCCCGGAGGGGCTGGCCGGGATGCGCGTCGACGCGGGTCTGGCGCGACTGCTCGGGCTGTCCCGGACCGTCGTCGCGACGTTGGCCGAGGACGGTGGGATAGCCGTCGACGGCGTCCCGGTCGGCAAGTCCGAGCGCTTGACCGCGGGTGCGTGGCTCGAGGTCACGTTGCCCGAACCGCCTGCGCCGCCCGAGAACCCGACCGTCGACGTCGAGGGCATGACGATCCTCTACTCCGACGACGACATCGTGGCCGTCGACAAGCCCGCGGGCGTGGCTGCGCACGCCTCGGTCGGCTGGACCGGGCCCACCGTCCTCGGCGGGCTTGCTGCCGCCGGTTACCGGATCACGACGTCGGGCGTCCACGAGCGCCAGGGGATCGTGCACCGCCTGGACGTCGGCACCTCCGGGGTGATGGTCGTCGCGATCTCGGAGCGGGCGTACACGCTGATGAAGCGGGCGTTCAAGCAACGCACGGTCGACAAGCGGTACCACGCTCTGGTGCAGGGGCACCCCGACCCGTCGAGCGGCACCATCGACGCCCCCATCGGCAGGCACCGGGGTCACGACTGGAAGTTCGCCGTCACCGAGAACGGTCGGGACAGCGTCACGCACTACGACACGGTCGAGGCGTTCGTCTCCGCGAGCCTGCTGGACATCCACCTGGAAACCGGCCGGACGCATCAGATCCGGGTCCACTTCGCGGCGCTGCACCATCCCTGTTGTGGCGACCTGACGTACGGCGCCGATCCCACGATCGCGAAGCGGCTCGGCCTGGAACGGCAGTGGCTGCACGCACGCTCGCTGGCCTTCGCCCATCCCGCCGACGGCCGTCGCATCGAGATCACCAGCCCGTACCCGGCGGACCTGAGCCACGCCTTGGACGTGCTGCGCCGGCACCAGTCGTGA
- the lspA gene encoding signal peptidase II — translation MTDETSGSVEPVTADGDPVPPSPRRRLRLLLSVALVVLALDVVTKVLAVRLLTPGQPVSIIGDTVTWTLVRNSGAAFSMATGYTWVLTLVATGVVFGIVWMGRRLVSPWWALGLGMILGGALGNLVDRFFRSPGPLRGHVVDFLSIGWWPVFNVADPAVVGGAILLVGLSLFGFDFDTDGRRPADDADGRRPADEVAPTPEPAPVVDEPAAGAASDESDTTR, via the coding sequence GTGACTGATGAAACGTCGGGTTCGGTGGAGCCCGTGACCGCGGACGGGGACCCCGTACCGCCGTCGCCCCGCCGTCGCCTGCGCCTCCTGCTGTCGGTGGCTCTGGTGGTGCTCGCGCTCGACGTGGTGACCAAGGTGCTGGCGGTCAGGCTGCTCACGCCCGGCCAACCCGTGTCGATCATCGGCGACACCGTCACCTGGACCCTGGTGCGCAACTCGGGTGCGGCGTTCTCGATGGCAACCGGCTACACCTGGGTGCTGACCCTGGTGGCGACCGGCGTCGTGTTCGGCATCGTGTGGATGGGCCGCCGTCTGGTGTCGCCGTGGTGGGCGCTGGGGCTCGGCATGATCCTGGGCGGCGCGCTGGGCAACCTGGTGGACAGGTTCTTCCGGTCGCCGGGACCGCTGCGCGGACACGTCGTCGACTTCCTGTCGATCGGATGGTGGCCGGTGTTCAACGTCGCCGATCCCGCAGTGGTCGGGGGAGCGATCCTGCTGGTGGGGCTGTCGTTGTTCGGCTTCGACTTCGATACCGACGGACGGCGTCCGGCCGATGACGCAGACGGACGGCGTCCGGCCGATGAGGTGGCACCGACTCCCGAACCTGCACCGGTCGTCGACGAGCCGGCCGCCGGTGCCGCATCGGACGAATCCGACACCACCCGATGA